CGCGTCGCTCCGAGCGTCGCCATGCTGAATCCGCTGGAAAGGGCCGAGTCGAGCTCCGGTTTGGCGAAATCACCCTCTGGCCCGATCAAGACCAGCGTGGTCCCGCCCGGCCGGGCCGACTTCCACAACGGTGCGGCCGATCCGTCCTCCGGTAGATGCGCAATAAACCGCTGATCGGCCGGTTGAGTAAGCACGCTGGCAAAGTCCAGCAGGGGATCGATCACCGGCAGAAACAACTGCAACGACTGCTTCATGGCGGCCACGGCAATTTTTTCCAGTCGATCGATCTTAAGCAAACGCCGTTCCGAATGTTTACTAACGAAAAAACTCAGGTGATCGATGCCCAGTTCGACCGTTTTTTCAACCAGCCATTCGATTCGGTCGCTATTTTTGGTCGGTGCCACGGCCAGGTGGATGCGGTACGGCCGCGGTATTTCGGTTGTCGTTTCCTGAATGCGAAAAGTACACCGGCGCGGATCGGCGGTTTCGATGACGCTTTTGTAACGGCTTCCCCGCCCATCGGTAACATCGATGCTGTCACCCTTCGTTAAGCGCAGGGTTTTGACGCAATGCCGGGATTCCTCCTCACTCAGAAACGGAAATGCTCCTGCATCAGGCTGATAAAACAAATGCATAAATACGGGTGAATGAGCCCCAAAACGGCTCCTCAACTGGCTTCCTTACCTTCTAAACGAAAAAGAATCAACTTTCGGATTCATCACTCGAAAATGAATACATCGTCTTGTCAAGCTCCAGGGAGTTCGAATTGAAGCGGGCAATAAAGTCTTCGATGACATCATCGGTGATTTCGTCCACATTCAGACAAACGTCGAGGCTGATGCCGTATTCAAAATCCGGATCAACTTCGATGTGTTCCTGCACTTTAACCGCTTCCGTTTCTTCAATTTCCTCAATCAATTCGGTCAGGAACAACTCAATTTCTTCTTCCAGTTCCGGGTCAATGCGGTAATCGGCTTTCCGCTCCTCTACCGGCACATAACTCGGAAAGGATTTCTTTACCTTTTCCATGGCCATTTCGTACACCAGACTGCTATGGTGCAGCCGCAGCGTGTAGATGATGGCGTCATAGATTACTTCAGATTCTCTGTATTTTCCTACAAACTGAACATGAACACATTCACCCGAGTTCAGCACCTCGAAATCGTCTTCGTCGTCCTCAACATAAATGAATGAGCTGCCCTCCTGGGTATACTGTTCCTTGAGACTTCGGATCACCGCCGGATCAAATCCTTCGTTTTTATACGTCCCCATTTAAATAATCAATTAACTATAACGAATTTGTTTCTTTGTGAGACTCCTTCTTGCTGCCGTTTGGGGCTAGCTCCATTCAATTAGAATCGTTCGGCTGTCACTTCATAAGTCTGGTAACTCCGAACAATGGTTTGAATGGCAAAATCAACCGCGACCGGAATGGCGGATACATCCGTCAGAACCAGCTGGTCCTCCATTCGGTGGATGTTTGGCATCCGGCCCCGCGCATCCATCGCGGTCAAGGTCATAACCGGTATGTTCCGGCGAACAAACCATACGCTGTCGAAATCGGCCGTATGCCAGCGATCGGGTTTAACAACCCCCAGAAACGGCTTTTCTTCCAGCAGGCTTTCGGCCGAATTCATGAGTTCATTGGTATACTCAATAACTTCAATTGTGCCGGTATGTTTAATAACCCGCAGGGTTCCGTTCCCCAACGTATCAAAATTGACGACAACGGTCCGCCCTTTGGGCCAGCTATCGATGTGTTTTTCCAGGTACGCCCGCGAACCCATCATACCCGCTTCTTCGGCCCCCGTCAAAACCACCTCAACGTCCATACCCGGCAAATATACTTGTTGCAACCGTTCGGCGGTAGCCAGGGCCGCAGCCACACCAGTCGCATTATCGCTGGCTCCGTTGGAATATCCATACAGCCAGTAGCCCAAGGTGCCCAGCAGTGCCTGAAGAACGAAATAGGCAATTAAACCGTTCCGAAACAAGACCAGCCACCGCGTTCCTAACCCGGCCTGTTCCAGGATCATCAATAATCCGGCCACCAGCATCAAGACCAGCGACATAACGATCGACAGGTGAAAACTGCCAACCCGGTCGTTGCGGTACAGCAGTGAAATGGGCGCGGTATCATAATGAGCCATTAAAATCACTTTCATGATGGGGGCGTTGCGTTCTTTGCGCCCCCCGTCTTCTTTCTCACGCCAGTGGCCGATCACATTGTGGGAGGTCACCTGCGGTGGCAGCCGGGTTACGGGTGAATAACGCCAGTTGAAAAACAGCCAGTTCATGACGATCCAGCACCAGGTCCAGCCGACGGATACCCAACCCAGCCAGGGCAAGGTAAATAACCCCACAACGACGCTACCAATCAGCCAGTAAATAACCGGAACATACGTGGGGGGCGTCCGAAAGGGTTCGACTAACACCGTAGCCTGAAGTTCGCGCAGGGCTGCCGTCAGCAAATCGATGGCCGAAGCTTCGTTGACCGTGGCCGCACCCCGATGCGGTAAGCGGCACAAATCGCGCATAAAGGTTGCTACGGTAAAGGGCATTTTTGCTCAGAATTTGAAAGTCAATTAGTTGCTTTTTACGCCGGGATGCCAGTTTTGGTTTAGCAGAACGAAAATACAAATAAGCGTATTTTTAACTAAAAATTTACGGGAATACCAGAAACTAATCCTGAGCTTTCGAAAAACAAAAGCCCGCGCCAATTGGCGCGGGCTTTATGTAGCGATATGGTTGGAAAAACTTTATTATTTTACAAAAAGCAGTTCACGGTATTTCACCAAAGGCCAGTCTTCATCGTCGATAATCAATTCCAGTTTATCAACTTCGTAGCGGATAACATCGAAGTAGTCTTTCACTTCGGTTGCGTACACCTTCGCCATCTCGGCGGCCGTCGGCAAGGCATTGGCCCGCTTGCGGGTTTCGGTCATGTCTTCAACACCTTTCTTGATGTTGCTGACGCGGGCCGAAATTTCGGCGATCATCGCTTTGATCGGCTCGGCTTCGCTGTTCATACCCAGATCAACCAGTGACTTCGCCGTTTCAGCCAGTTTGTTCAGGTATTTTAAAGCCGTTGAGATGATGTGGTTCAGCGCCAGATCACCAATCACGCGCGATTCGATCTGCACTTTCTTCACGTATTTTTCCAGCTCGATTTCGTAGCGGGATTCCACCTCGGTGTGGCTCAGAACGCCCGTACGCTCGAAGAGGTCCAGCGACTCGGGTTTCAGGTAAACGCCCAGGGCTTCCGGCGAAGATTTGATGTTCGACAAACCACGTTGTGCCGCTTCTTCAACCCACTCATCCGAATACCCGTTTCCTTCAAACAGGATGCGTTTTGAATCAGCGTAGTAGGCTTTCAGAATATCAACAATCGCCAGTTCTTTCTTCTCTCCGTTGGCCAGACGAGCATCCAGATCCTGCTTGAATTTGTTTAACTGATCGGCTACGATTGCGTTCAGCACCGTCATGGTCGAAGCGGAGTTGGCACCACCACCGACGGCCCGGAATTCAAATTTGTTACCGGTGAAGGCAAACGGTGAAGTGCGGTTCCGGTCGGTATTATCGCGGAGCAGCGACGGGATCCGGTTGATACCCAGTTTGTAATAAACGTTATCGCCTTTGTTTACGATTACTTCCGACTTGGTTTCGAGGTCTTCCAGCGCCTTCGTCAGCGACTCGCCCAGGAAGATAGAAACAATAGCCGGGGGAGCTTCGTTGGCCCCCAGACGGTATTCGTTACCGGCGGAAGCGATGCTGGCGCGCAGCAGATCGGCATGATCGTGTACGGCTTTC
This Larkinella insperata DNA region includes the following protein-coding sequences:
- a CDS encoding 16S rRNA (uracil(1498)-N(3))-methyltransferase, which translates into the protein MHLFYQPDAGAFPFLSEEESRHCVKTLRLTKGDSIDVTDGRGSRYKSVIETADPRRCTFRIQETTTEIPRPYRIHLAVAPTKNSDRIEWLVEKTVELGIDHLSFFVSKHSERRLLKIDRLEKIAVAAMKQSLQLFLPVIDPLLDFASVLTQPADQRFIAHLPEDGSAAPLWKSARPGGTTLVLIGPEGDFAKPELDSALSSGFSMATLGATRLRTETAALAACHTLHLINTI
- a CDS encoding M20/M25/M40 family metallo-hydrolase; protein product: MPFTVATFMRDLCRLPHRGAATVNEASAIDLLTAALRELQATVLVEPFRTPPTYVPVIYWLIGSVVVGLFTLPWLGWVSVGWTWCWIVMNWLFFNWRYSPVTRLPPQVTSHNVIGHWREKEDGGRKERNAPIMKVILMAHYDTAPISLLYRNDRVGSFHLSIVMSLVLMLVAGLLMILEQAGLGTRWLVLFRNGLIAYFVLQALLGTLGYWLYGYSNGASDNATGVAAALATAERLQQVYLPGMDVEVVLTGAEEAGMMGSRAYLEKHIDSWPKGRTVVVNFDTLGNGTLRVIKHTGTIEVIEYTNELMNSAESLLEEKPFLGVVKPDRWHTADFDSVWFVRRNIPVMTLTAMDARGRMPNIHRMEDQLVLTDVSAIPVAVDFAIQTIVRSYQTYEVTAERF